The sequence AGGTCCTCTGTCAGCTTGCGATAGACGTACAAGTTGACGCCATCCGCGGAGACCTGTCTAGCCCCCTGTGTCTGGGCCACTGATCAGGGGTTTCTCTAATATTGTTTCAGGAACGGGTGGGCGCATGTTGAGTGCCTGATGCGGTCGGGTGTGATTGTACTGCCTGAGCCAGTGATTGATGACGATCTGAGCTTGCTTGGTCGTCGTGAACCACTCCGCATTGAGAACCTCTCGCCGTAATGTCCCATTGAAGCGCTCGTTGTATCCGTTCTCCCAGGGTGATCCTGGGTAGATGCGGATGGGCTTGATCCCAACACGCCGAAGCCAGCCCTGCATCGCCTCTGCTGCGAACTCGGGTCCGTTATCGGACCGGATATACTCCGGGGAACCGTGGCGCAGCAGGAGCGGATAGAGTGCTTCGAGAACTTCGTCGGCACCCATCTTGGTGCGGACCACAACAGCCAAGGCCTGCCGCGTGAACTCGTCGAGAACCGTCAGCATCTTGTAACTGCGCCCATTGCTGAGCTTGTCATGCACGAAGTCTATTGCCCAAACATGGTTCGGGTGCGTGGGCCGAAGCCGGATGATCGAGCTGCCCTTGTGGTAGAGCCGCTTGCGCTTTTTGTGCCGCTGCGGAAGCTGCAATCCTTCCTCACGCCAGAGCCGCTCGACCTTCTTGTGATTGACCCGCCAGCCTTCCATGTGAAGCAGCTCCGTGATCTTGCGGTAGCCATATCGCCCGTACTGCTTCGCCAACCGGATCAGAGCCAACCGTAGCGCATCATCGTCTCTCTGTGTTGGCTGATATTGCAGGGAGCTCCGCGCCAGGCCAATCACCCGGCAGGTCCGCCGCTCAGACGTGGCAAGCTTCTGGCGTGTGTGAAGGACGGCCTGACGAAGCTCCTCTGTGGTCAGGCCCTGGGCTTTAGGTGGTTCAGGCTTTCCTTGAGTATGAGCTTGTCCAGTTCGAGCTCGGCGACGATCTTCTTCAGTCGGGCGTTCTCTTTCTCCAAACTCTTCATCTCCGACAGCTGCGACCGGCCCATCCCGCCAAACCGTTTCCGCCAGTTGTAGTATGTCGCGTCGCTGATCCCGACGCCGCGGCATGCAGTGGCCACGTCATCGCCCGCCGTCAGCTTCAGCTCGATCTCACGCAGCAGCTTCAAGATGTCTTCGTCTGAATGTCGCTTCCTCGCCATGCCCAATCCCCCTCTCGCGGCCAATGTAATGGCCCAGTTCTAGGGGGGAAGGACAGGTGTACCCAAACGAAAACGGCCTGAGTGTACGTTGTAGCAAAGGTCAGGATCGTCTGCTTTGTCTGAACTAACACAAACACCTACTTAAATTGGCACAGATCGCTGGGATTGCTGGCGCTGCTAATGGCCGTTCTTCGGTGGGTAAATTGGTAGATGGACAATCTGCCACTCTAGCGCGTCGAGTGTTTTGCCTGGTGAGCATGTGTTAGTCTGTCGAGTGAAGCGCGCATTCTCGCGGCTACGTTTGTGATGCCTTGTTCCGCTTGGCTCTACGTGTGTGGGGGAATTACAGCGTAAACCTTTCCGGTGTCTGGGAATGCCTCGTCCCCTCCCCAAAAGCAAAACCCCGGCCGACGTTGTAAAACGGGTTCACGTCGGCGCCGGCTGGTTTGCGCCTTATCATTGCAGGGCATTTCGAACTGGCCCTGCGGCTTCAATTGATCACGCAAAACAGGCTGTTGAGACGGATACCCTGACAGAATCGGCGGCATGCTTTGCATGGTGTGATCCATGCCGTAGCAGCCGCGGCGCATGACTCTGTCGAGCTCAGCGTTCCAGATGAGGATGCCGAAGCAATCCATGCATCGTGCGTTTCACTGACTGTCTGCAGCAAAAATTTCATATCTCCGTCACCTGCACTTTGCGTTGCAGATGCACGAAGCGGCACAGCAACGTTTCGGAGCATCCATGCTGCAGCCCCTGCGAGATCTCATCGCCGACAACGCAGACAAGCTGACCGGGGTCGATACCCGGCTGCTTGAGGTGCTGTCGGACGATCCGGTACGCGCCGCGATGGAGAATGGCCGGGAGGTCTCGGCGCGCGCCGGGGTGCATCCCGCGTCCGCAGTTCGACTCGCAAAGCGGTTGGGCTTCGGGGGCTACCCGGAGTTCAAGGCCTTCCTGCGCGACAGCCTCATCCGAGGCGGTGAAGACTTTGCCGATCCGAGTGCGCGCATGGCAGCGAGGTTGACGAAGAGCCAGGGCGAAGGACTGCTTGCCGCGGCCATCGAGAGCGAGGTCAACGCGTTACGGCAACTCGGCGAAACGCTGTCCGACGATGACATACGCGAGGTGGCAAGGGTTCTGCGGAGCGCCCGGCGCATCTTCGTCTTCGCCCGCGGGCATGGGGCGGCCCTCGCGCAGCTCATGACCCTGAGATTGACCCGATCCGGCTATGACGCGGTGGATCTGGCCGACGCGGGTATTCTGCTGCCGGAGCGGCTGGCCCAGATGACGCAGGACGACGTGCTGTGCCTCTTCTCGTTCCGCCAGCCGCGCCGTCAGACGGAAGACCTGATGGCCGAAGCCGCAGAGATGGGGGCAAGGACCATCGCGATCACCGATCTCGGCGGCGGGCGGCTCACGGTGAAGCCCGATCTGCATCTGTCGGCATCGCGCGGCGGGGCCGGCGAGGTCCAGTCGCTGACCGTCCCGATGACCATCGTCAACGCCATCATCCTCCATCTTGCCGCCATTGATGAGGGTCAGTCGATGCGCGCCCTCCAACGATACGCAGCCGTCAAGAAACGGTTCGGATCTTAGTCCCCCCTGCCAAGAAAGGACTGCCCAATGCTCAGACATCTCCTTCTCTCCGGAACCGGCGCCGCCGTGCTGTTGACCGCCCTTCCCGCGATTGCCCAGGACGCGACGGACATCGACATCGCGGTCAACCGCCTGGCTCGCAGCCTCGACCCGGCTGACCGAACCGGTAACGTGGACGTCCGCGTCTACTACTCGATCTACGACACGCTGATCCGCCGAAACTTCCGCGACGTGCCTGAGGTTGGCGTCACGCTCGAACCCGGCCTCGCCGAAAGCTGGACGCGCCCGGAACCGAATGTCCTGGAGGTCACGTTGCGCCAGGGGGTCACCTGCCACGACGGCACGCCGTTCAATGCGGAAGACGTCCTCTTCACCTTCTCGCCCGAGCGGCTCTGGGGTGAGGACAGCTTCTATTCCGCAGGCCGGATCTACTTTGGCCATCTCGAAAGCGTCGAGGCCGTGGATGACTACACCGTCCGCTTCACCACCACCGTCGCCGATCCGATTTTCGAAGCACGGCTGAGCTCCTATACGGCCTTCCTGGTCTGCGATGAGGCCTGGACCGCGCTGGCCGACGACCGCCCCTTCGCCGAGTGGATGGAGGCGGCAACCGAGCAGATGAATTGGGCACCTGTCGGCACAGGTCCCTACGCCGCCGCCGGGTACCGCAACAACGATTTCATCCGACTGGAGCGCCACGATGCCTACTGGGGCGATGCCCCCGCCGCGGCGTCCATCACGTTCCGCGAGGTACCCGAGGTTGCCGCGCGCGTCGCCGGTGTCGTCAGCGGCGAGTACGACATGGCGGTCGATATCCCGACAGATCAGATGGGCGTCGTGGAGCAGTATGACGACATCAAGTCGGCTTCGGTCGTGCTCGACAACTCCCACGTGCTTGTTTTCAGCCAGGCCGACCCGGTACTCGCGTCCAGGGAGCTGCGGCAGGCGCTCAGCTACGCAATCGATCGCGATCTGCTGCGGCAGGCTCTGTGGAACGACGAGAACTACACCCCGAACGGCCATCAGCTGGCCTCCTTCGGGGATATGTATGAGGCGGATCGCGAAGGTTTCACCTTCGACCTCGAGCGGGCGCAGGAGCTTGTCGCGGCCTCGGGCTACGACGGCAGCCCGATCTCGTTCCGTCTGATCCCAGACTACTACCTGAACGGTCAGGAAGCGGCCCAGATTCTGCAGGAGATGTGGCGCGCTGCCGGCATTACCGTCGAATTGGAGTTCGTCGAGAACTTCACCGCCGTCCGCGATGAGGGCGCGCAGATCTACGCGTGGTCCAATACCTATCGCCTGCCCGACCCGACCGGCGCGATCATGGCCAACTGGGGTCCGGATGCCGCGATCCAGACCCGCTACGGCTTCTTCACGCCGCCCGAGGAATTCAACACGCTGGCGGGCGAGATGTTCACGACCTCCGACGTGGCCGAGCGCAAGGCGAAGTTCCAGCGGATGCTCGATATCTTCGAGGATGAGGCCCCGATGACGATCCTCTACAACCCGGTCGTCACCTTCATCATGCGCGACGACATCGAGTGGACGCCCTACAGCCTATTCTTCATGGATTTCCGGGCCGACAACTTCCAGATCGGCAGCGACAGCTGACCTCTTGAGGACCGGGGGCCGCCCGCCCCCGGTCATCCGCCATGCTGCTTTCGGTCGATCACCTCACTGTCGGTTTCGGGCAAGGTCCCATCGTGCAGGACGCGTCCTTTGCCCTGGCTCCGGGCGGCACGATGGGCCTCGTCGGCGCGTCGGGCAGCGGCAAGTCGGTGACCTGTCACGCCATCGCCCGGCTGCTGCCCGATGCCGCTGACGTCACCGGCCGGATCACCTTCGACGGATGCGATCTGCTGTCCCTGACGGCGCGGCAGATGCGTCCCCTTCGCGGCGGACGCATCGCGATGATCTTCCAGAACCCCACGCGTGCCCTGAACCCTGTGCACAAGATCGGACGGCAGATGACGGAGGTCCTTTGGCTCCACCGTCGCCTGACCGGTCGCGCGGCGCGGAACGAGGCGGTGGCGCAGCTTGAAACGGTGGGCATCCCTGACGCGGCCCGTCGCCTCGCCGCGTATCCGCACGAGCTGTCAGGCGGCATGTGCCAGCGCGTCATGATCGCGATGGCGCTGGCGGCCCAGCCCGACCTGCTGATCGCCGATGAGCCGACCACCGCGCTCGACGTAACGACGCAGGCCCAGATCCTGCATCTGCTCAGGCAGCTTCAGGCCGAGCACGGCACGGCGCTGCTGCTCGTGACGCATGACATGGGCGTCATCGCGGAAATGGTGGAGACGGTCGTGGTTCTCGATCAGGGACAGGTGATCGAGGCGGGCGCGACCCGGGATATCTTCACCGCACCGAGCCGGGAGGTGACCCGAAAGATCGTCTCGGAAGCGCGAAGCTTTCCGCTACCCACGCTCGCCCCGCCGCCTCTTTTAAAGGCCGGCCCATGACGCTGGTCACCGCCACCGATCTGACGCGACACTTCCCGCTTCCCCGCGCGCATCTGTTTGACCGGACCCGGACCCTTCACGCCCTGGACGGTGTGTCGCTGACATTAAGTGAGGGCGAGGCCCTTGGGATCGTTGGAGAATCCGGCTGCGGCAAGTCGACCCTTGGTCGGCTCGTGCAGGGGCTGGACCGGCCGACCTCCGGCTCGGTGGTCCGCCCCGAGGGGCCACGGATACGGGTCATCCAGACGATTTACCAGAACCCGCTCGACAGCCTGGACCCGCGGATGCGTGTCGGCCGCCAGATCATCGAGCCGCTGGTCATCCACGGGATCGGCAGCGCAGCGGATCACGAAGCCCGCTTGGCAAACCTGATGGCGCAGGTGGAGCTGCCGGCGGAGCTTGCCGACCGCTTGCCAGGCCAGCTCTCCGGCGGGCAGGCGCAGCGGGTTGTGATCGCGCGCGCCCTGAGCCTCGCGCCACGCGTGCTGATCTGTGATGAGCCGGTCGCGGCACTTGATGCCCCCGTCGCCCGCGCTGTCACCGCCCTGCTGGACCGCCTCAGGACGGATCGACAAATGGGCCTGATCTTCATCTCGCACGACATCGGAACCGTTGCCGAGCTCTGCCAGCGTGTCGCGGTCATGTACCTTGGCGAGATCGTCGAGGAAGGTCCGGTGGGTCAGGTCCTCACCGCCCCGCGCCACCCTTACACGCAAGGTCTGCTGTCGGCGATCCCGCGGCCCGATCCGGGCGGCCGCCCTTCCCCGCCGATGCTGGGGGGCGAACCGGCAAGCCCGATCGATCCCACCCCCGGCTGCCGCCTTGCCCCGCGCTGTCCCTACGCGCAGGAGGTCTGCCGTACCGTGACCCCAAAGCTGCGCGGCCGATCTCATCGCGCCGCCTGCCACTTTACCGCCCATGACTGAAAGGCCTTCCATGATCATCCTCGTCGTCTTCGACGGTCTGCGCCGGGACATGGCGACCGACGCCAACACGCCGACCCTCGCCCGCCTGTTGCGCGAAGGGGCCGATTTCCCGGATGCCCGCTCCGTCTTCCCGACGATGACGCGGGTCAATTCGGCGGCCATGGCGTCGGGCTGCGTGCCGGCGCGGACAGGGATCGTGGCGAACCAGTTCTTCGACCCCGCCGTCTTCCCCGACCGGCTGGTCCACACCGGCATGATCCCTGACGTCGAGGCCGCGATGCGGGCCTACGCCGATCGGTTCGTCGAGCCCGACAGCCTGGGCGATATCCTTGCCCGCCACGGCAAGCGCCTGGCGGTGCTCACCACCGCGTCGGGCGGCACGACGCGGATGCTCAATCCGCGCGTCGCAACCAATGGTGGCCTCAGCCTCTGCCTTCGCGATTGGGAGAGCTCCCGCCCGCGACCCGAGGCCTGCGCCATCCATGATCGCTTCGGCCCCCCGCCCGGGATCGACCTGCCCGCGACGGCGCTGACCGAACGGCTGGGCGACATCTTCGTTGACTATGTCCTGCCAGAGATCGCCCCCGACGTGGCGATCCTGTGGTTCGGCGATCCCGACTACACGTTCCACTATGCGGGCCTCGGCTCTCCCCGCTCGATCACCGCCATGCAGGCCGTCGATGCCCAACTCGCGCGGATTGTCGAGGCAGCGCCCGACAGCCGGATCGTCGTCGCCTCCGACCACGGTCACGTAAACACAGCCGAGCACCTGGCCGCGGAAGATCACTTGCGCGCTGCCGGCTTCGACCTCGCCCCAACCGCCGTCGGCCCCTCCGGCGCGGCGCTTCAGGTCGGGGGCGCGAGCGGCGACATCGCCGATCTTGCCGCATTTCTGCAGGAGCAGGACTGGTGCGGCGCGATCTTCACCAAGGACGCGCTCGCCGGAACCTTCGACCGCGCCCTGATCCTGAACGACCATCCTCGCACGCCCGATCTCCTTTACACCCTCGCCAGCACCGACGCCCCCGGCCCCCACGGGATCCCCGGCACGACGCGCTTCGTCGGATCCGAGCTGAAGGAGAAGGGCAGCACCCATGGCGGCCTGCACCGGTTCGAGACGAACACGGTGCTGGGCCTCCATGGTCCGGGCATCCGCCAGACCACCAGCGACCTGCCGTGCGGCGTCATTGATGTCGCCCCGACGATCCTCCATCTCCTCGGCCTCGACGCACCGGAAATGTCGGGCCGGGTGCTGACCGAAGCCTTCGGTCAAAGCCCGGCAGATCCGGAAGACGAGACCTTTGCCTCGAGAGCCGGAACCCTCCATCGCCGCCGCATCGGGCGTCACATCTACCTGCGGGAGTTCCGTCCGGCATGATCCGCCTTGCCGCCATCAAGCTCCTCCGCGCGGTGCTTACCGTCTGGATCGTCGTGACGCTGGCCTTCGTCGTTCTCTCCGTCACGGGCAATCCGGCCGAAACCCTCGCCGGTCCCGAAGCGCCCGCCGCGGTGATCGAAGCCTACGAAGAGCGGTTCGGCCTCAATCGCCCCTTGGGAGAACGTTACCTCAGTTATCTCAGCAGCCTCGCCCAAGGCGATTTCGGCATTTCCTATGCGGACCGCCGCCCCGCCGCCGACATCATTACGGAAGCGCTCCCCGCCACCCTGCAGCTGGCGCTCGTGGCCCTCGCCTTCGCGATCGTCACCGGGATCACCTTCGGGTTCATCGCCGCGCTCTACCGCAACTCGGCCATCGACCGCGGCATCATGACCCTCGCCGTCCTCGGCTATGCGACACCGAATTTCTTCCTCGGCATCGTGCTCATCATCCTCTTCGCCATGGTATGGCGGGTCCTGCCATCGAGTGGGCATGGCACGTGGGCGCACCTCGTCCTGCCCGCGTTGACGCTCGGCACACATAACGCCGCGACCATCGCCCGCTTTACCCGATCCGCGGTGCTCGAGGTGTTGAACCAGCCCTACATGATCGCGGCACGGGCACGTGGCGTGCCTGCCCTGCGGCTCATGCGGGCGCATGTCTGGCCCAATGCCGCGATCCCGGTGGTCACCATCCTCGGCTTCCGCTTCGGAGACGTCATCGTCGGGACAATCGTCGTCGAAACCGTCTTCGCCTGGCCCGGCCTCGGCCGCGTGCTGGTCAGCGCCGTATCCGATCGGGACCTCGCGGTCGTGCTGGCCTTCCTGATCCTGAGCGCCTGCGTGATGATCACCGTGAACCTGATTGTCGACCTGACCTATGGTCTGCTCGACCCGCGGGTCCGAGCGCTGCAGACGAGGCGCACGTGACCCGCCCGCCCCTCACCATCCGGATCGCCATCGCGGCCATCGGCCTGCTGATCCTTTGCGCGATCTTCGCCGACCTGCTGGCGCCCCACGACTACCGGGCACAGAACCTGCTCAACCGCTTCGCCCCGCCGGTCTTTCTGGGGGGAGACTGGGCGCACCCGCTGGGCACAGACCAACTGGGTCGGGACCTGCTCTCAAGGCTTCTGAAGGCCGCTCAGATCAGCCTCGGCCTTGCCATCCTGGGCACGATCATCGGCGCCGTCGTCGGCACCGCCCTCGGCCTCCTTGCCGCCAGTCTGCGCGGAGCGGTCGGAGAAGCCGTCCTGATGCTGGTCGATGTGCAGGCCGCGCTGCCGTTCATGATGATCGCCCTCGCCGTTCTGGCCTTCCTCGGCAACAGCCTGATCCTTTTCGTCGCCGTCCTCGGCCTCTACGGCTGGGAGGTCTTCGCGCGCCTTGCCAGAGCATCCGCTCTCGCCGCGCGCGAGCAAGGCTATGCCAGGGCCATCTCCGCCTTTGGCGCCTCCGAATGGCATCTGTACACTCGCCACATCCTGCCCAACATCGCTGCGATCCTGATCGTCCAGATTACCCTGAACTTCCCCCAGACGATCCTTGTGGAGACGTCCCTCAGCTTCCTGGGCCTCGGCATCCGCCCCCCGCTCACAAGCCTGGGCCAGATACTGGGCGAAGGCCGCGCCTACCTGCTGACGGCGTGGTGGATCGCGGTGCTGCCCGGGCTTGTGACGGTGTTGGCGACGCTCTCGATCAGTCTGATCGGAGACTGGCTGAGAGATGAAATGGACCCCTCCAATCGCTGAGCTCTAGCTGCAGCAAGCGATCAACTTCCCTCGAAGAACTACTCTGCAGATCGGGGGCCATTCCGGTCTTTGAGTTTTCCTTTTCCGCAGCCAGAGAATGCCAGCCTTCAATCGACATGACTTTTTCACTCTTCGCAGAAGATCTAGCTTTACCAAGGCCGCATCGGAGGTCGGCATGGAGCCCGCATTTGCCCCGCTGACGCTCGATATCCTCACCCCTCCCTGAACTCGGCCGGGCTACCGGCGCCCGGTCCTTCGATCCGCCAGCCGCGCAGGGTCCAGTCGATGTTGAGTTCGATCAGCCGGTTCCGGCTCGGCACGCCGGCCGAGGTGCGCCAGTCCGGGAAGGCGTCGACGATCCGGTCCTTGATGCGTTGCGTACCCGCAGCGGTGACAGCACCTCCGCCGCGCTCCAGTTCATCCTCCACGAGAGACCTGAAGGTCTCCAGATAGGCGATCTCGTCGCGGACCAGTTCGTCGAAGTCGCCGACCGGCCCGTGGCCCGGTGCGATGGTCTCCGCTTCCGGAAAGCGCGTACGCAGGCCCTTGAGCTGGGTGATCCAGTTGTCGATCTCACCCTGGTAGAAGACCGGCGTGGTCCGGTTGTTCACGAAGTCGGCCGTGAACAGCACGCGCTCTTCGGGCAGGTAGAGGAGCGTCGTCTCCAGCGCCTCGTTGCCGCGCAGCACCGTCGGCTCGATCAGGAGACCGCCGCTTTCGAACGGCACGCCGTCTGCAAGGCCGGGCTCAGGCACGGGGATATTTGCCGGAATGTCGGCCCCGAAATCCTCGATCCGGTTGGCATAGAAGCCGTGCTCGTCGTTCGCGATGACGCGATGCACCGTCCGGGTCGCGAAGGCGGGTGCGCCACCGGATGCCGCGCGGTATGTCTCCAGCCCGCCGTAATGGTCGCTGTGCATGTGGGTGATGAGGATGGCGGATATGTCTTCGGTGGGGCGTCCGGTGAGCGCCGGGAAGCCGTCCAGGGCCTCCCGCGCCTCCGGGATGCGCCACAGGGTGTCGATCGCGACCGTCCCCTGAGGGCCTTTCACGAAATAGGCGTTGATCGAATGGTTGCGCACGGAGTCGACCGTGTAGCCCGTCACCCGTTCGGAGATGTCGATCACGCCCGCGGTGGCCTGTGTCGGCCCGGCGAGCCCAGCGGTTTGCGCAGCGGCCGACCGGACGAACGGTGCAGCAAGGGTAGCGGCGGCCGTAGCGGCGACGAATTGGCGGCGGTTCATGTCTTCGGTCCTTTCATGCAGCGTGAAGCGCTTGCCTGGGCGCCGGGATCGACGTATTGGATTGCTTGTTCCAGTTACTATCTGGAATGCCCTATCCAGTATTCAAGGGAGCGAAGCACGTGCCGCGAAAAAAGGTGTTCGACGAGGGCGAGGTGCTCGACGCGGCGATGCGCGTCTTCTGGACGGAGGGCTGGCACGGCGCGACGGTCCCGGCGCTGCGTGCGGCGACGGGCCTGAGCAGCTCCAGCCTCTACAACGCGTTCGGCGACAAGGCCGGTCTCTACCATGAAGCCATGGACCGCTATGGCGCGGTCTTCGGCGCGCGGCTGCGCGAGAGCCTTGAGGATCCCGACATCCGGATCGCTCTGACCGGTTTCTTCGACCGGTTCCTGGATCAACTCGAGGATCCGCAGATCCCGCCGGGCTGCATGACCGCGCAGGCCTGTTTCGATCTGGGCGGAAACGACGCGCCTCAGGTCGACGACGCGCGCGCGGCGCTGGAACGGCCGCGAGCAGCACTCGAAGCCCGGATCGCGAAGGCGGTCGAAGACGGTGCCCTTCGCAAGGGCACGGATGCCGCGGCGCTCGCCGATCTCTACGTCGTGCTCCTGCGCGGCGCTGCCGCCACCCATCGCGCAACGGGCGACACCCGCTGGGCCCGAAACGCGTTTCGCCAGGTCATGGATCAGCTTCCGATCCCGTAGCTGATCCTTCGGAGGCAGCTCACTCGTTGAAGAATGTGATCGTCAGGATCGTCCGCGGCGCGAAGGGCGTTCCGCCAGACGGTCACGAGCTTACGGCGAACGGCAGCATCGACAGATCGTAGCGATGGACCGCCATTGCATTATGAACGGCAGGAACAGGACAAAAGCACCGCTCGTCCTTTGATCAGCAAGGATGTTGATCAAAGGAAGACAGCTTCGAGACCAGAGCGCCTTTCAAGCCATCCTGTAGAAGCGCTCAGGAGAAGTCTTCTTGGCGCAGGAGAGACGATGAGCAGAGAAATGAACAGCTCACCAAAAAAGTAACCGCGATCAAAAAACAGAATAATTTGACCACGTAATGCAATATTATTGCAATTAAACCATCACCTACAGTAATCGATTTTATTTAATTAGATCTTTCATTTGAAAAAACTAGGCCCACTTATTTCGGCTCCATGATTAATTTTACCTGGCGTAATTACTTGCCCAATCCCCAATGCAGTACCTACATTATCAAAAAAATCACGA is a genomic window of Pontivivens ytuae containing:
- a CDS encoding IS3 family transposase (programmed frameshift), which translates into the protein MARKRHSDEDILKLLREIELKLTAGDDVATACRGVGISDATYYNWRKRFGGMGRSQLSEMKSLEKENARLKKIVAELELDKLILKESEPPKAQGLTTEELRQAVLHTRQKLATSERRTCRVIGLARSSLQYQPTQRDDDALRLALIRLAKQYGRYGYRKITELLHMEGWRVNHKKVERLWREEGLQLPQRHKKRKRLYHKGSSIIRLRPTHPNHVWAIDFVHDKLSNGRSYKMLTVLDEFTRQALAVVVRTKMGADEVLEALYPLLLRHGSPEYIRSDNGPEFAAEAMQGWLRRVGIKPIRIYPGSPWENGYNERFNGTLRREVLNAEWFTTTKQAQIVINHWLRQYNHTRPHQALNMRPPVPETILEKPLISGPDTGG
- a CDS encoding MurR/RpiR family transcriptional regulator; translated protein: MLQPLRDLIADNADKLTGVDTRLLEVLSDDPVRAAMENGREVSARAGVHPASAVRLAKRLGFGGYPEFKAFLRDSLIRGGEDFADPSARMAARLTKSQGEGLLAAAIESEVNALRQLGETLSDDDIREVARVLRSARRIFVFARGHGAALAQLMTLRLTRSGYDAVDLADAGILLPERLAQMTQDDVLCLFSFRQPRRQTEDLMAEAAEMGARTIAITDLGGGRLTVKPDLHLSASRGGAGEVQSLTVPMTIVNAIILHLAAIDEGQSMRALQRYAAVKKRFGS
- a CDS encoding ABC transporter substrate-binding protein yields the protein MLRHLLLSGTGAAVLLTALPAIAQDATDIDIAVNRLARSLDPADRTGNVDVRVYYSIYDTLIRRNFRDVPEVGVTLEPGLAESWTRPEPNVLEVTLRQGVTCHDGTPFNAEDVLFTFSPERLWGEDSFYSAGRIYFGHLESVEAVDDYTVRFTTTVADPIFEARLSSYTAFLVCDEAWTALADDRPFAEWMEAATEQMNWAPVGTGPYAAAGYRNNDFIRLERHDAYWGDAPAAASITFREVPEVAARVAGVVSGEYDMAVDIPTDQMGVVEQYDDIKSASVVLDNSHVLVFSQADPVLASRELRQALSYAIDRDLLRQALWNDENYTPNGHQLASFGDMYEADREGFTFDLERAQELVAASGYDGSPISFRLIPDYYLNGQEAAQILQEMWRAAGITVELEFVENFTAVRDEGAQIYAWSNTYRLPDPTGAIMANWGPDAAIQTRYGFFTPPEEFNTLAGEMFTTSDVAERKAKFQRMLDIFEDEAPMTILYNPVVTFIMRDDIEWTPYSLFFMDFRADNFQIGSDS
- a CDS encoding ATP-binding cassette domain-containing protein; the protein is MLLSVDHLTVGFGQGPIVQDASFALAPGGTMGLVGASGSGKSVTCHAIARLLPDAADVTGRITFDGCDLLSLTARQMRPLRGGRIAMIFQNPTRALNPVHKIGRQMTEVLWLHRRLTGRAARNEAVAQLETVGIPDAARRLAAYPHELSGGMCQRVMIAMALAAQPDLLIADEPTTALDVTTQAQILHLLRQLQAEHGTALLLVTHDMGVIAEMVETVVVLDQGQVIEAGATRDIFTAPSREVTRKIVSEARSFPLPTLAPPPLLKAGP
- a CDS encoding ABC transporter ATP-binding protein encodes the protein MTLVTATDLTRHFPLPRAHLFDRTRTLHALDGVSLTLSEGEALGIVGESGCGKSTLGRLVQGLDRPTSGSVVRPEGPRIRVIQTIYQNPLDSLDPRMRVGRQIIEPLVIHGIGSAADHEARLANLMAQVELPAELADRLPGQLSGGQAQRVVIARALSLAPRVLICDEPVAALDAPVARAVTALLDRLRTDRQMGLIFISHDIGTVAELCQRVAVMYLGEIVEEGPVGQVLTAPRHPYTQGLLSAIPRPDPGGRPSPPMLGGEPASPIDPTPGCRLAPRCPYAQEVCRTVTPKLRGRSHRAACHFTAHD
- a CDS encoding alkaline phosphatase family protein; the encoded protein is MIILVVFDGLRRDMATDANTPTLARLLREGADFPDARSVFPTMTRVNSAAMASGCVPARTGIVANQFFDPAVFPDRLVHTGMIPDVEAAMRAYADRFVEPDSLGDILARHGKRLAVLTTASGGTTRMLNPRVATNGGLSLCLRDWESSRPRPEACAIHDRFGPPPGIDLPATALTERLGDIFVDYVLPEIAPDVAILWFGDPDYTFHYAGLGSPRSITAMQAVDAQLARIVEAAPDSRIVVASDHGHVNTAEHLAAEDHLRAAGFDLAPTAVGPSGAALQVGGASGDIADLAAFLQEQDWCGAIFTKDALAGTFDRALILNDHPRTPDLLYTLASTDAPGPHGIPGTTRFVGSELKEKGSTHGGLHRFETNTVLGLHGPGIRQTTSDLPCGVIDVAPTILHLLGLDAPEMSGRVLTEAFGQSPADPEDETFASRAGTLHRRRIGRHIYLREFRPA
- a CDS encoding ABC transporter permease, whose protein sequence is MIRLAAIKLLRAVLTVWIVVTLAFVVLSVTGNPAETLAGPEAPAAVIEAYEERFGLNRPLGERYLSYLSSLAQGDFGISYADRRPAADIITEALPATLQLALVALAFAIVTGITFGFIAALYRNSAIDRGIMTLAVLGYATPNFFLGIVLIILFAMVWRVLPSSGHGTWAHLVLPALTLGTHNAATIARFTRSAVLEVLNQPYMIAARARGVPALRLMRAHVWPNAAIPVVTILGFRFGDVIVGTIVVETVFAWPGLGRVLVSAVSDRDLAVVLAFLILSACVMITVNLIVDLTYGLLDPRVRALQTRRT
- a CDS encoding ABC transporter permease produces the protein MTRPPLTIRIAIAAIGLLILCAIFADLLAPHDYRAQNLLNRFAPPVFLGGDWAHPLGTDQLGRDLLSRLLKAAQISLGLAILGTIIGAVVGTALGLLAASLRGAVGEAVLMLVDVQAALPFMMIALAVLAFLGNSLILFVAVLGLYGWEVFARLARASALAAREQGYARAISAFGASEWHLYTRHILPNIAAILIVQITLNFPQTILVETSLSFLGLGIRPPLTSLGQILGEGRAYLLTAWWIAVLPGLVTVLATLSISLIGDWLRDEMDPSNR
- a CDS encoding MBL fold metallo-hydrolase; this translates as MNRRQFVAATAAATLAAPFVRSAAAQTAGLAGPTQATAGVIDISERVTGYTVDSVRNHSINAYFVKGPQGTVAIDTLWRIPEAREALDGFPALTGRPTEDISAILITHMHSDHYGGLETYRAASGGAPAFATRTVHRVIANDEHGFYANRIEDFGADIPANIPVPEPGLADGVPFESGGLLIEPTVLRGNEALETTLLYLPEERVLFTADFVNNRTTPVFYQGEIDNWITQLKGLRTRFPEAETIAPGHGPVGDFDELVRDEIAYLETFRSLVEDELERGGGAVTAAGTQRIKDRIVDAFPDWRTSAGVPSRNRLIELNIDWTLRGWRIEGPGAGSPAEFREG
- a CDS encoding TetR/AcrR family transcriptional regulator; this encodes MPRKKVFDEGEVLDAAMRVFWTEGWHGATVPALRAATGLSSSSLYNAFGDKAGLYHEAMDRYGAVFGARLRESLEDPDIRIALTGFFDRFLDQLEDPQIPPGCMTAQACFDLGGNDAPQVDDARAALERPRAALEARIAKAVEDGALRKGTDAAALADLYVVLLRGAAATHRATGDTRWARNAFRQVMDQLPIP